The following are from one region of the Sorghum bicolor cultivar BTx623 chromosome 2, Sorghum_bicolor_NCBIv3, whole genome shotgun sequence genome:
- the LOC8071888 gene encoding GDSL esterase/lipase CPRD49 isoform X2 — MLGGRPLFVLFGSSIVQYGFSNGGWGAALADIYARKADILLRGYIGWNTRRAVQVMDKVFPKDSAVQPSLVIVYFGGNDSIAAHSSGLGPHVPLDEYIGNMRKIAAHLKSLSEKTRVIFLSCPPLNEERLRNSTSTILSEIVRTNETCHLYSDACVALCKEMNLKVVDLWHAIQKREDWITACFTDGLHLSEEGSNIVVEEILKVLKEAEWEPCLHWKAMPTEFAEDSPFDLVSSSGDTTVNPSEWTIHRKLPWD; from the exons ATGCTTGGAGGCCGTCCCCTCTTCGTGCTCTTCGGCTCCTCCATCGTGCAGTACGGCTTCAGCAATGGCGGATGGGGCGCCGCGCTTGCCGACATCTACGCCCGCAAG GCTGATATCCTGCTAAGAGGATATATCGGCTGGAACACAAGGCGGGCTGTTCAAGTGATGGACAAAGTGTTCCCTAAG GATTCAGCAGTGCAGCCGTCTTTGGTAATAGTTTACTTTGGTGGAAACGACTCCATTGCTGCTCATTCTTCTGGTCTCGGGCCTCATGTGCCGCTAGATGAGTACATAGGGAACATGAGAAAGATTGCAGCACACCTAAAG AGCCTCTCTGAGAAAACACGGGTCATTTTCCTGAGCTGCCCACCTctgaacgaggagaggcttcgAAACTCAACCAG TACTATACTTAGTGAGATCGTCCGGACCAACGAAACCTGCCATCTGTACTCTGATGCCTGTGTAGCTTTGTGCAAGGAGATGAACCTGAAGGTGGTTGATCTCTGGCATGCCATTCAGAAGAGGGAGGACTGGATCACTGCATGCTTCAC GGATGGGCTGCATCTGTCTGAAGAGGGGAGCAACATTGTGGTGGAAGAGATCCTGAAGGTGTTGAAAGAGGCAGAGTGGGAACCATGCCTGCACTGGAAGGCGATGCCCACGGAGTTTGCTGAGGACTCCCCCTTCgatcttgtctcctccagtggTGACACCACTGTGAACCCGTCGGAGTGGACAATCCACAGGAAATTACCATGGGACTGA
- the LOC8071888 gene encoding GDSL esterase/lipase CPRD49 isoform X1, whose amino-acid sequence MLGGRPLFVLFGSSIVQYGFSNGGWGAALADIYARKADILLRGYIGWNTRRAVQVMDKVFPKDSAVQPSLVIVYFGGNDSIAAHSSGLGPHVPLDEYIGNMRKIAAHLKSLSEKTRVIFLSCPPLNEERLRNSTSSTILSEIVRTNETCHLYSDACVALCKEMNLKVVDLWHAIQKREDWITACFTDGLHLSEEGSNIVVEEILKVLKEAEWEPCLHWKAMPTEFAEDSPFDLVSSSGDTTVNPSEWTIHRKLPWD is encoded by the exons ATGCTTGGAGGCCGTCCCCTCTTCGTGCTCTTCGGCTCCTCCATCGTGCAGTACGGCTTCAGCAATGGCGGATGGGGCGCCGCGCTTGCCGACATCTACGCCCGCAAG GCTGATATCCTGCTAAGAGGATATATCGGCTGGAACACAAGGCGGGCTGTTCAAGTGATGGACAAAGTGTTCCCTAAG GATTCAGCAGTGCAGCCGTCTTTGGTAATAGTTTACTTTGGTGGAAACGACTCCATTGCTGCTCATTCTTCTGGTCTCGGGCCTCATGTGCCGCTAGATGAGTACATAGGGAACATGAGAAAGATTGCAGCACACCTAAAG AGCCTCTCTGAGAAAACACGGGTCATTTTCCTGAGCTGCCCACCTctgaacgaggagaggcttcgAAACTCAACCAG CAGTACTATACTTAGTGAGATCGTCCGGACCAACGAAACCTGCCATCTGTACTCTGATGCCTGTGTAGCTTTGTGCAAGGAGATGAACCTGAAGGTGGTTGATCTCTGGCATGCCATTCAGAAGAGGGAGGACTGGATCACTGCATGCTTCAC GGATGGGCTGCATCTGTCTGAAGAGGGGAGCAACATTGTGGTGGAAGAGATCCTGAAGGTGTTGAAAGAGGCAGAGTGGGAACCATGCCTGCACTGGAAGGCGATGCCCACGGAGTTTGCTGAGGACTCCCCCTTCgatcttgtctcctccagtggTGACACCACTGTGAACCCGTCGGAGTGGACAATCCACAGGAAATTACCATGGGACTGA